The following are encoded in a window of Romeriopsis navalis LEGE 11480 genomic DNA:
- a CDS encoding AAA family ATPase, protein MDLFDQHLATVVEAEAPLAARLRPRTLDEFMGQNAIVGPGRLLRRAIHADQLSSLIFYGPPGTGKTTLAQIIANTTKAHFIAINAVLAGVKDLREAIALAQEKRKLYNQHTILFVDEVHRFNKSQQDALLPWVENGTIILIGATTENPYFEVNKALVSRSRLFQLKSLEPTDLKQIIAQALADKTRGYGNQAIHIDDDALDHLVNIANGDARTLLNSLELAVSTTEANTAGVISITLAVAEESIQHRAVLYDKEGDAHFDTISAFIKSLRGSDPDAAMYWLARMVYAGEDPRFILRRMLILAGEDVGMADPNAVVVVNACAQAFDRVGLPEGRYPLAQAALYLATCPKSNSIMGFFDALSTVEQAAEADVPAHLRDPNRDKEGFGHGAGYVYPHAYREHWVEQQYLPSSLQGQVFYAPSDQGYEGKIQVKVNRLREAQLAAAIEGISDSIPERLSLSPTDQRTEQWLQRTIGQAGQHVGAIRDRIFAATQLQRHHLVLDLNARSGLLTWEALRQVPEGGVYSCVTTTTEHQALSEQTQALPELLRPTILHGTALELAQQLPADLQFDCIMGRNVLMAAEDKTSMLVAIKQHLHPAGTIVLAEAFAKQAQRLYQLLPQGAIKPKLHKRLAQAEEAIYTTAHNPKTNWDLTDLTDMLQAAQMQSHHSVETRQLSILITENMLDRWFSTTRPDSYRNRIQPTFSDAEQQTIEQTFRRTLLNQTVNWQQSHIIITATHNNYQS, encoded by the coding sequence ATGGATCTGTTCGATCAACATTTAGCCACAGTCGTCGAAGCGGAAGCCCCACTGGCCGCGCGGTTACGTCCCCGCACCCTCGATGAATTCATGGGCCAAAACGCGATCGTAGGCCCCGGTCGCCTGCTGCGTCGCGCCATCCATGCCGATCAGCTCTCCTCATTGATCTTCTATGGGCCACCAGGGACGGGGAAAACCACCCTGGCCCAAATCATCGCCAACACCACCAAAGCCCACTTCATCGCCATCAACGCCGTTCTCGCTGGGGTCAAGGATTTACGAGAAGCGATCGCCCTCGCCCAGGAAAAACGCAAACTCTACAACCAGCACACGATTTTGTTCGTCGATGAAGTCCATCGGTTTAACAAATCGCAACAGGATGCCCTGCTGCCCTGGGTCGAAAACGGCACCATTATTCTAATCGGCGCCACCACCGAAAATCCTTATTTTGAAGTGAATAAAGCCTTGGTCAGTCGATCGCGGCTGTTTCAGCTCAAGTCCCTTGAACCCACCGACCTCAAGCAGATTATCGCGCAAGCACTCGCCGATAAAACCCGCGGATATGGCAACCAAGCCATTCACATTGATGATGATGCCCTCGATCATTTGGTAAATATTGCCAATGGCGATGCCCGCACATTACTCAACTCCCTCGAACTGGCAGTTTCCACCACCGAGGCCAATACCGCTGGCGTCATTTCCATCACCTTAGCCGTCGCCGAAGAATCGATTCAGCACCGGGCCGTCCTCTACGACAAAGAAGGTGACGCCCATTTCGACACGATTAGCGCGTTTATTAAAAGCCTGCGCGGTTCTGACCCCGATGCCGCCATGTATTGGCTGGCCCGCATGGTGTATGCCGGCGAAGACCCTCGCTTTATCCTGCGGCGGATGCTGATCTTAGCGGGAGAAGATGTCGGCATGGCCGACCCCAATGCCGTTGTCGTGGTTAATGCTTGCGCCCAAGCCTTCGATCGGGTGGGTTTACCAGAAGGTCGCTATCCCCTGGCCCAAGCCGCCCTATATCTCGCCACTTGCCCCAAGTCCAACAGCATCATGGGGTTTTTCGATGCCTTGAGCACCGTCGAACAAGCAGCGGAAGCCGATGTCCCCGCCCACCTGCGCGACCCCAATCGCGACAAAGAAGGCTTTGGCCATGGCGCGGGCTATGTCTATCCCCATGCTTACCGCGAACATTGGGTCGAGCAACAATACCTGCCCAGCAGCCTCCAGGGACAAGTCTTCTACGCACCCAGCGATCAAGGCTACGAAGGCAAAATTCAGGTCAAAGTCAATCGACTACGCGAAGCCCAACTGGCCGCCGCGATCGAAGGCATCAGCGACAGCATTCCCGAACGGCTTAGCCTCAGCCCCACCGACCAACGAACGGAACAGTGGCTCCAACGAACGATCGGACAAGCCGGACAACATGTGGGCGCCATTCGTGATCGGATCTTTGCCGCCACCCAACTCCAGCGCCATCATCTTGTCCTTGATCTCAATGCCCGTAGTGGACTCTTGACTTGGGAAGCCTTACGCCAAGTCCCCGAAGGCGGGGTTTACAGCTGCGTCACCACAACAACAGAGCATCAAGCCCTCAGCGAACAAACCCAAGCCTTACCCGAACTCCTCAGACCAACGATTCTGCACGGCACCGCCTTAGAGCTAGCGCAACAGCTTCCAGCCGATTTACAGTTTGACTGCATCATGGGCCGCAACGTACTCATGGCGGCTGAGGACAAAACCAGCATGCTCGTCGCGATCAAACAACACCTTCACCCCGCAGGCACGATCGTCCTCGCAGAAGCCTTTGCCAAACAAGCACAGCGGCTATATCAACTACTGCCCCAAGGCGCGATCAAACCAAAATTGCACAAGCGACTCGCCCAGGCAGAAGAAGCAATTTACACAACTGCTCACAATCCCAAAACGAACTGGGATTTGACCGACTTAACCGACATGCTACAAGCGGCACAGATGCAGAGTCATCACAGCGTCGAAACCCGACAGCTCTCAATCCTGATTACCGAAAATATGCTCGATCGATGGTTTTCGACAACACGTCCCGATAGCTACCGCAATCGTATTCAGCCGACTTTCAGCGATGCAGAACAACAAACGATCGAACAAACTTTCCGAAGAACCCTACTGAATCAGACCGTCAACTGGCAACAATCACACATCATCATCACCGCCACCCACAACAATTACCAAAGTTGA
- a CDS encoding HAD family hydrolase, with the protein MPLLLQQRDYWIFDMDGTLTFSIHDFDGIKRELGLPMDQPILEALDQIPEPRASALHRQLDAIELEVARQSTQQAGAYELLSTLKSRGHQLGILTRNSKENAFETLAACDLADFFAPDLVLSRNCCAPKPSPDGINQLLNQWNGTPERSVMVGDYLFDLTAGRSAGSATVYIDPTGEFEWQAHADVSVTTLAQVTQMLMDGLPGEA; encoded by the coding sequence ATGCCGCTTCTCCTACAGCAACGTGATTATTGGATTTTTGATATGGACGGGACGCTGACGTTTAGTATCCATGACTTTGATGGGATTAAGCGGGAATTAGGTTTGCCCATGGACCAGCCGATTTTAGAAGCCCTGGATCAAATTCCCGAGCCCCGTGCCTCAGCGTTGCATCGTCAATTAGACGCGATCGAACTCGAAGTGGCGCGGCAATCGACGCAGCAGGCAGGCGCTTATGAGCTGTTATCGACCTTGAAATCCCGTGGACATCAGCTGGGTATTTTGACCCGCAATAGTAAGGAAAATGCCTTTGAGACTCTGGCTGCCTGTGATCTGGCTGATTTCTTTGCGCCAGATTTGGTGCTAAGTCGTAATTGTTGTGCGCCGAAGCCGAGTCCGGATGGGATTAATCAATTGCTCAACCAGTGGAATGGGACGCCAGAGCGATCGGTGATGGTGGGAGATTATTTATTTGACTTGACGGCGGGCCGCAGTGCGGGAAGTGCGACCGTTTATATTGACCCCACGGGGGAATTTGAGTGGCAAGCCCATGCGGATGTTTCGGTCACAACTTTGGCGCAGGTGACTCAAATGTTGATGGATGGTTTGCCTGGCGAGGCATAG